Proteins from one Coffea arabica cultivar ET-39 chromosome 8c, Coffea Arabica ET-39 HiFi, whole genome shotgun sequence genomic window:
- the LOC113705644 gene encoding auxin-responsive protein SAUR22-like has translation MAIRLPRIIQAKQILRRSILTSNAAISASVDVPRGYLAVYVGENEKKRFVIPVAYLNESAFQELLSQAEEEFGFDHPMGGLTIPCREDMFIDLTSRLSRCTS, from the coding sequence ATGGCTATTCGTCTGCCTCGTATTATTCAAGCTAAGCAAATTCTTAGGCGCTCCATATTGACGTCTAATGCTGCCATTTCAGCTTCTGTAGATGTTCCAAGAGGCTATTTAGCAGTTTATGTtggagaaaatgaaaagaaacgaTTTGTGATTCCCGTTGCTTACCTGAATGAGTCCGCATTCCAAGAATTACTAAGCCAAGCCGAGGAAGAGTTTGGTTTTGATCATCCAATGGGGGGTTTGACAATCCCCTGCAGAGAAGACATGTTCATTGATCTCACTTCTCGCTTGAGTAGATGTACGAGTTAA
- the LOC113705244 gene encoding protein TIC 20-I, chloroplastic isoform X2: MPYMACNLKSYRLASSGIPCLSPNVVLASAGSSWAPHHNRISCSKGIQILSLSFASSPLLNSELGGLSHAVPRLPKRRQFFRPPRAAKDDVPYSYRYPSMTKKPRWWWRTLACLPYLMPLHETWMYAETAYHLHPFLEDFEFLTYPFLGAIGRLPSWFLMAYFFVAYLGVVRRKEWPHFFRFHVVMGMLLEIALQVIGTVSRWMPLSVYWGKIGMHFWTAVAFAYLFTVLESMRCALAGMYADIPFVCDAAYIQIPYD, translated from the exons ATGCCTTACATGGCATGTAATCTGAAGTCTTATAGGTTAGCATCTTCAGGCATCCCTTGTTTGTCTCCCAACGTTGTATTAGCGAGTGCTGGAAGTTCTTGGGCTCCTCATCACAACCGTATATCCTGCTCGAAAG GAATTCAGATTCTCAGTCTTTCTTTTGCTTCATCACCACTGTTAAATAGTGAACTAGGTGGGCTATCACATGCTGTACCTAGGTTACCTAAGCGCCGCCAGTTTTTTCGACCTCCAAGGGCAGCAAAGGATGATGTTCCTTACAGCTATAGATACCCTTCTATGACCAAGAAGCCCAGGTGGTGGTGGAGAACTTTGGCATGCCTCCCTTATCTGATGCCTCTACATGAAACATGGATGTATGCTGAGACGGCATATCATCTACATCCCTTCTTGGAGGATTTTGAGTTTTTAACATACCCTTTTTTGGGAGCCATAGGGAGGTTGCCAAGTTGGTTTCTGATGGCATATTTTTTCGTTGCATATCTAGGAGTTGTTAGGAGAAAAGAGTGGCCTCATTTCTTCAGATTCCATGTGGTGATGGGCATGCTTCTTGAGATAGCTCTGCAGGTTATTGGCACTGTGAGCCGCTGGATGCCTCTTTCTGTATACTGGGGAAAGATTGGAATGCACTTTTGGACTGCTGTTGCATTTGCTTACCTGTTTACGGTTTTAGAGTCCATGAGGTGTGCCCTTGCTGGAATGTATGCTGACATTCCATTTGTATGCGATGCGGCATACATTCAAATTCCATATGACTAA
- the LOC113705244 gene encoding protein TIC 20-I, chloroplastic isoform X1: protein MILDGCRLNPGDASMPYMACNLKSYRLASSGIPCLSPNVVLASAGSSWAPHHNRISCSKGIQILSLSFASSPLLNSELGGLSHAVPRLPKRRQFFRPPRAAKDDVPYSYRYPSMTKKPRWWWRTLACLPYLMPLHETWMYAETAYHLHPFLEDFEFLTYPFLGAIGRLPSWFLMAYFFVAYLGVVRRKEWPHFFRFHVVMGMLLEIALQVIGTVSRWMPLSVYWGKIGMHFWTAVAFAYLFTVLESMRCALAGMYADIPFVCDAAYIQIPYD from the exons ATGATTTTAGATGGATGCCGTTTGAACCCTGGAGATGCTTCTATGCCTTACATGGCATGTAATCTGAAGTCTTATAGGTTAGCATCTTCAGGCATCCCTTGTTTGTCTCCCAACGTTGTATTAGCGAGTGCTGGAAGTTCTTGGGCTCCTCATCACAACCGTATATCCTGCTCGAAAG GAATTCAGATTCTCAGTCTTTCTTTTGCTTCATCACCACTGTTAAATAGTGAACTAGGTGGGCTATCACATGCTGTACCTAGGTTACCTAAGCGCCGCCAGTTTTTTCGACCTCCAAGGGCAGCAAAGGATGATGTTCCTTACAGCTATAGATACCCTTCTATGACCAAGAAGCCCAGGTGGTGGTGGAGAACTTTGGCATGCCTCCCTTATCTGATGCCTCTACATGAAACATGGATGTATGCTGAGACGGCATATCATCTACATCCCTTCTTGGAGGATTTTGAGTTTTTAACATACCCTTTTTTGGGAGCCATAGGGAGGTTGCCAAGTTGGTTTCTGATGGCATATTTTTTCGTTGCATATCTAGGAGTTGTTAGGAGAAAAGAGTGGCCTCATTTCTTCAGATTCCATGTGGTGATGGGCATGCTTCTTGAGATAGCTCTGCAGGTTATTGGCACTGTGAGCCGCTGGATGCCTCTTTCTGTATACTGGGGAAAGATTGGAATGCACTTTTGGACTGCTGTTGCATTTGCTTACCTGTTTACGGTTTTAGAGTCCATGAGGTGTGCCCTTGCTGGAATGTATGCTGACATTCCATTTGTATGCGATGCGGCATACATTCAAATTCCATATGACTAA
- the LOC113702925 gene encoding cyclin-A2-2, whose amino-acid sequence MSQENKRSNFEEPAMRITRARAKALGQSGGLPPLYPSSKPNDKRVLRPNFKRTAPDENKPVTTAAACHQHKKRAVLNDVTNIICKNSYRRCISSPKLQEKKHSIKRNAKVVPAARGEKPENKEEKIENLTCEMKIKAEEKINLSENIRVCMGIKSNEAIGIRGCLVANLAPIKQNHSKHVELQNQPKREKIEPCLKHEGSDDQGITDIDAKHKDPLMCSLYAPDIYRIMTAMELGRRPSVDYMEKLQRDITQGMRGILIDWLVEVSEEYRLVPDTLYLTVNLIDRFLSGNYIEKQKLQLLGVTCMLIASKYEEICAPRVEEFCFITDNTYGKDEVVKMESRVLNFLGFQLSLPTTKKFLRRFIQAAQASYEVPSVELEFLANYLAELTLLEYSFVKFLPSLTAASAVFLARWTLDQSDHPWNPTLEYYTSYKVQELKTTVLALQDLQLNKSGCPLNAIREKYRQTKFKSVATLSSLKPVQPLFEQHLGI is encoded by the exons ATGAGTCAGGAAAATAAGCGTTCAAATTTTGAAGAGCCAGCAATGCGCATTACTCGTGCACGGGCTAAGGCCTTAGGCCAATCTGGAGGACTGCCGCCACTTTACCCTTCTTCCAAACCTAATGATAAACGAGTCCTTCGTCCAAACTTCAAAAGAACTGCACCTGATGAAAACAAACCTGTTACTACTGCTGCTGCTTGTCATCAACATAAGAAAAGGGCTGTACTTAATGATGTAACTAATATAATCTGCAAAAATTCTTACAGAAGGTGCATCAGTTCACCCAAGCTACAG GAGAAAAAGCACTCTATCAAGAGAAATGCAAAGGTGGTACCTGCTGCTCGTGGAGAAAAACCTGAGAATAAAGAGGAGAAGATTGAGAACTTAACTTGcgaaatgaaaataaaggcaGAGGAAAAAATTAACCTGTCAGAAAATATCAGAGTGTGCATGGGTATTAAATCAAATGAAGCCATCGGCATAAGAGGCTGTCTTGTAGCGAATCTTGCCCCTATAAAGCAGAACCACAGCAAGCATGTTGAGCTCCAGAATCAGCCAAAGAGAG AAAAAATTGAGCCTTGCCTGAAACATGAAGGTTCAGATGATCAAGGAATTACTGATATTGATGCAAAACATAAAGATCCCCTGATGTGCAGCCTCTACGCACCTGACATTTACAGAATTATGACTGCTATGGAG CTTGGCCGGAGGCCTTCAGTTGATTACATGGAAAAGTTGCAGAGAGATATTACGCAGGGTATGCGTGGTATTCTGATTGATTGGCTTGTGGAG GTTTCTGAAGAGTACAGGCTTGTTCCGGACACCCTTTACCTGACTGTAAATCTCATTGATCGTTTTCTCAGTGGAAATTACATTGAGAAACAAAAGCTGCAACTGCTTGGAGTTACCTGCATGCTAATTGCTTC GAAGTATGAAGAAATTTGTGCTCCTCGTGTGGAAGAGTTTTGCTTCATCACAGACAACACCTATGGAAAAGATGAG GTGGTAAAGATGGAAAGCAGAGTTTTGAACTTTTTGGGGTTTCAGTTGTCGCTTCCTACCACGAAGAAGTTCCTTAG gaGGTTCATCCAAGCAGCACAAGCTTCTTATGAG GTTCCTTCTGTCGAACTGGAGTTTTTAGCAAATTATTTAGCAGAACTAACTCTTCTTGAGTACAGTTTCGTGAAGTTTCTTCCATCACTTACTGCTGCATCTGCTGTATTTTTGGCCAGATGGACACTTGATCAGTCAGACCACCCATGG AATCCAACTCTGGAATATTATACTAGTTATAAGGTGCAGGAGCTGAAAACAACAGTTCTTGCATTGCAAGATTTACAACTAAATAAAAGTGGTTGCCCCCTTAATGCCATACGTGAAAAGTACAGGCAGACAAAG TTCAAGTCCGTGGCAACTCTATCATCTTTGAAACCAGTTCAACCACTGTTCGAGCAACATCTTGGTATATGA
- the LOC113706457 gene encoding caffeic acid 3-O-methyltransferase-like: protein MESCRVESQHTISGQEEEEEEEQWFSYAMQLMTMMTVPMVLNAAVKLDVLEIIAKAGPGGKLSPSEIVSQMPTKNPDAPVFLDRMLRLLAGYSVLTCSVVDGGAGAHHERRYGLAPVAKYFIKHQYGATLRQLSVYLQNKLLMDSWYQLEASVLEGGNAFKRTHGCALYEYMTKDPTYNEAFDKAMSCHTKVVLEKALECYKGFENLKTLVDVGGALGQAIHMITSKYPDIKGINFDLPHVIELAPSYPGIEHKGGDMFESVPEADAIFMKWILHNWDDEHCVKLLRNCYKALPNDGKVIVVDAIVPVNPENSDAAAKSNMQIDLFMMAVCSPGAKERSELEFRALATKAGFRGIRVECRLFDLWVLEFYK from the exons ATGGAGTCTTGCCGGGTAGAAAGCCAACATACCATAAGtggacaagaagaagaagaagaagaagagcaaTGGTTCTCCTACGCCATGCAGCTGATGACAATGATGACAGTGCCGATGGTGCTGAACGCCGCCGTAAAGCTGGATGTGCTGGAAATCATTGCAAAAGCTGGACCTGGTGGAAAACTTTCACCCTCCGAGATTGTATCCCAAATGCCCACAAAAAACCCTGATGCACCTGTTTTTCTGGACCGGATGCTTCGCCTCCTAGCCGGCTACTCGGTCTTGACTTGCTCGGTCGTTGATGGTGGTGCCGGTGCTCATCATGAAAGACGATATGGGTTGGCACCAGTTGCCAAATACTTTATCAAACACCAATATGGGGCAACCCTGAGGCAGCTTTCGGTTTACCTTCAAAATAAACTGCTGATGGACTCCTG GTATCAATTAGAAGCTTCAGTTCTGGAAGGAGGAAATGCATTCAAGAGGACTCATGGCTGTGCGCTATACGAGTATATGACAAAAGATCCCACGTACAACGAGGCTTTCGATAAGGCAATGAGCTGCCATACAAAGGTGGTCCTAGAAAAGGCCCTCGAGTGCTACAAGGGTTTTGAAAATCTCAAAACCTTAGTTGATGTGGGTGGTGCTCTTGGACAAGCCATCCATATGATAACATCTAAATACCCCGACATTAAGGGCATTAATTTTGACTTGCCACATGTTATTGAGCTTGCCCCATCCTACCCTG GGATTGAGCATAAGGGTGGTGATATGTTTGAAAGTGTTCCAGAAGCGGACGCAATTTTTATGAAG TGGATACTTCATAATTGGGATGATGAGCATTGCGTGAAGTTGCTGAGGAATTGCTACAAGGCTTTACCAAATGATGGAAAGGTAATTGTTGTCGATGCAATCGTTCCTGTGAATCCTGAAAATAGCGATGCAGCTGCCAAAAGCAATATGCAAATTGATCTTTTCATGATGGCTGTTTGTTCCCCCGGTGCAAAGGAGAGATCAGAGCTGGAATTTCGGGCCTTGGCTACTAAAGCAGGATTTAGAGGCATAAGAGTCGAATGTCGACTCTTTGACCTTTGGGTGTTGGAATTCTACAAGTAG
- the LOC113705646 gene encoding auxin-induced protein 15A-like encodes MAIRLPRIIQAKQSLRPSSKDVSKGYIAVYVGESEKKRFVIPIAYLNQPTFQELLSQAEEEFGFDHPMGGLTIPCREDKFIDLTSCLSKNMS; translated from the coding sequence ATGGCCATCCGTCTGCCTCGTATTATTCAAGCTAAGCAAAGCCTTAGACCATCTTCCAAGGATGTTTCGAAGGGCTATATTGCAGTTTACGTTGGAGAAAGCGAAAAGAAGCGCTTTGTGATTCCCATAGCTTACCTGAATCAGCCTACATTCCAAGAATTGTTGAGTCAAGCTGAGGAAGAATTTGGCTTTGATCATCCAATGGGGGGTTTGACAATCCCTTGCAGAGAAGACAAGTTCATTGATCTGACCTCTTGCTTGAGTAAAAACATGAGTTAG